In Bradyrhizobium sp. CCBAU 051011, the following are encoded in one genomic region:
- a CDS encoding alpha/beta fold hydrolase, giving the protein MAMNTASTMLQDRHGHIDYGEEGTGPTIVFVPGSWATASTWRGVIEALGGRSRTVTTSLPGYGGTRDRRTAADSSIDRQAEIVEAVIRRAGGPVHLVGHSFGALACLDVALCGLLPLMSMTLIEPVAFGLLRRKSELALYEQFTAMRDAYFQAFENGEKEAALQVVDYLGGEGSFDALPSRMRQYIVRTTATQVLDMRSEFDPQLSALANILLPTRVICGERSTQSLRRSAEILTRALANASLCTIAGAAHFMPGTHAAEVAQRIGDHVSQTEALAWSSLSIASPFGSRSFGYAV; this is encoded by the coding sequence ATGGCGATGAACACAGCTTCAACAATGCTGCAGGATAGGCACGGACACATCGACTATGGCGAGGAGGGCACGGGCCCCACCATCGTGTTCGTGCCGGGATCGTGGGCGACCGCGTCAACCTGGCGGGGCGTGATCGAGGCGCTCGGCGGTCGTTCTCGGACGGTGACGACGAGCCTTCCGGGCTATGGCGGCACGAGGGACCGACGGACGGCTGCCGATTCATCGATCGACCGGCAGGCGGAGATTGTCGAAGCCGTGATCCGCCGCGCCGGCGGTCCCGTGCATCTCGTCGGGCATTCTTTTGGGGCGCTCGCGTGCCTCGACGTCGCGCTATGCGGGCTGCTGCCGCTCATGAGCATGACCCTGATAGAGCCGGTGGCTTTCGGCCTGCTGCGCCGGAAGAGCGAGCTTGCGCTGTATGAGCAGTTCACGGCGATGCGCGATGCATACTTCCAGGCGTTCGAAAACGGCGAGAAGGAAGCCGCGCTCCAGGTGGTCGATTATCTCGGCGGTGAGGGCAGCTTCGATGCCCTGCCGTCCCGAATGCGGCAATATATTGTCAGGACGACTGCGACCCAGGTTCTGGACATGCGTTCGGAATTCGATCCACAATTGTCCGCTTTAGCCAACATCCTGCTCCCAACCCGCGTCATCTGCGGTGAGCGAAGCACGCAATCGTTGCGGCGAAGCGCGGAAATCCTGACTCGTGCATTGGCGAATGCGTCGCTATGCACGATAGCAGGGGCAGCCCACTTTATGCCGGGCACGCACGCTGCAGAAGTGGCCCAGCGAATTGGCGATCATGTATCGCAGACTGAAGCACTCGCTTGGAGCAGCCTGTCCATCGCCTCTCCGTTCGGTTCACGATCTTTCGGCTATGCGGTCTAG
- a CDS encoding alpha/beta fold hydrolase, translated as MSDLFMEAWGSGVPVVLVHGSLATGSDEWQAQRPLADSGFRLIVPDRRGYGRSPAAQGEDFLVDADDIASLMGNGAHLVGHSYGGLGVLFAAARRPEAALSITLLEPATFALGQHNEAARTLVGEIRSLWDQKAPDEEWVIRFLKIVGSDPSALSPELIAAAVPLVPVFRRGRPIWEAEPPLANLASAPFPKLVISGGHSAGFDAICDDLAQRIGASRMVIEGAGHEIQFTGEPLNHALMSLWSHSSP; from the coding sequence ATGAGCGATTTGTTCATGGAAGCATGGGGGTCGGGCGTGCCCGTCGTGTTAGTGCACGGTTCACTGGCAACAGGATCCGACGAGTGGCAGGCTCAGCGACCGCTGGCTGACAGCGGCTTTCGTCTGATTGTTCCGGACAGGCGTGGTTATGGACGAAGTCCCGCGGCTCAAGGTGAGGATTTTCTAGTCGATGCCGACGACATTGCCAGTCTCATGGGCAATGGCGCGCACCTTGTAGGGCATTCCTACGGTGGTCTCGGCGTGCTGTTCGCCGCCGCCCGCCGTCCCGAAGCGGCTCTATCTATTACATTACTGGAGCCGGCCACCTTCGCGTTGGGCCAGCACAATGAAGCAGCGAGGACACTCGTGGGAGAGATTCGCTCTCTCTGGGATCAGAAGGCTCCGGACGAGGAATGGGTCATTCGTTTCCTGAAAATTGTGGGAAGTGATCCGAGCGCTCTTTCCCCCGAACTGATCGCCGCTGCAGTGCCGCTCGTACCCGTCTTCCGCCGCGGTCGGCCGATCTGGGAGGCTGAACCGCCGCTTGCTAATCTGGCGTCTGCCCCCTTCCCCAAACTCGTGATATCGGGTGGGCATAGTGCAGGGTTCGACGCAATCTGTGACGACCTAGCGCAACGCATCGGCGCTTCCCGCATGGTGATCGAAGGTGCCGGCCACGAGATCCAGTTCACCGGAGAGCCGCTCAATCACGCGCTAATGAGTCTATGGAGCCACTCGTCTCCATGA
- a CDS encoding LysR family transcriptional regulator has product MHNQKMFDWNDLTYFLAVAREGSSLAAARALRVNQSTVHRRLVELEKRLGCPLVERRPSGYRLTDCGKELQPYAERVEQAASALARHAATFDKGMTGTVRLTCSTAIAYRLTRSELLDKFHKSYPGIKIELLMTDRVLDLSRSEADVALRGGDAREEVLVGKKIADVPWAVYASRSYLGRNGNPRSPEDLQSHCIIEFTDDLAALKAARWLSSKAPQARISGQASNVPSVLLAVKSGAGLAPLPTPLADLDQDLVQVIGPIPELDYPIYLLTHRDLRKIPRIAAFFQYCLDRLRPVLTGAQSRKTS; this is encoded by the coding sequence ATGCATAACCAGAAAATGTTCGACTGGAACGATCTCACGTACTTCCTGGCGGTCGCACGGGAAGGCAGCAGCCTGGCCGCAGCAAGGGCTTTGCGCGTCAATCAATCCACCGTCCACCGCCGCCTCGTCGAACTGGAGAAGCGTCTCGGCTGCCCCCTGGTGGAGCGCCGCCCGAGCGGCTACAGGCTCACCGATTGCGGCAAAGAACTGCAACCCTACGCCGAACGGGTCGAGCAGGCTGCGAGCGCCCTCGCGCGGCACGCCGCGACTTTCGACAAGGGGATGACAGGAACCGTCCGACTGACATGTTCTACGGCGATAGCGTATCGCCTCACGAGGTCGGAACTGCTTGACAAATTCCACAAGAGCTATCCAGGCATCAAAATCGAGTTGCTCATGACCGACCGTGTTCTGGACCTGTCGAGGAGCGAGGCGGATGTTGCACTTCGCGGTGGGGACGCCCGCGAGGAAGTGTTGGTCGGCAAGAAAATCGCCGATGTGCCGTGGGCCGTCTATGCCAGCCGGTCATATCTCGGACGCAACGGCAACCCGAGAAGCCCCGAGGACCTCCAGAGCCACTGCATCATCGAGTTCACCGATGATCTGGCGGCTCTCAAGGCAGCGCGCTGGTTGTCGTCGAAAGCTCCGCAGGCGCGCATCTCTGGCCAAGCGAGCAACGTTCCGAGCGTGCTGCTCGCAGTAAAATCGGGCGCCGGGCTGGCACCCTTGCCAACGCCCCTAGCCGATCTGGACCAGGACCTGGTACAAGTGATCGGCCCTATTCCAGAACTCGACTATCCCATATACCTGCTCACCCATCGCGACTTGCGAAAAATTCCCCGCATCGCCGCATTCTTCCAGTATTGCCTGGATCGATTGCGGCCTGTGTTGACGGGCGCTCAATCGCGGAAGACGAGTTAG
- a CDS encoding DUF4142 domain-containing protein — translation MKVTALTVLALLLATSAYAAEKPSESFLKKAIQGNYAEVEMGKLAQQNGQSDNVKNFGQMLQADHTAANEKAIDAAKSMGVTPPDGPNAKQKADYEKMSKMSGPPFDRDFATHMVADHQKDIAEYKKASKSADAAGEYAKGSIPVLQKHLETAKSLGSKKTSNR, via the coding sequence ATGAAGGTCACAGCCCTCACTGTTCTCGCGCTGCTTCTCGCAACTTCCGCCTACGCTGCGGAAAAGCCGAGCGAGTCCTTCCTGAAAAAAGCCATTCAAGGCAACTACGCCGAAGTCGAGATGGGGAAGCTGGCGCAACAGAACGGCCAGAGTGACAATGTGAAGAACTTTGGCCAGATGCTGCAGGCCGACCATACAGCAGCAAATGAGAAAGCCATCGACGCAGCAAAGTCGATGGGCGTGACGCCGCCGGACGGCCCGAATGCCAAGCAAAAGGCTGATTACGAAAAAATGTCAAAAATGTCCGGGCCACCGTTCGATCGCGATTTCGCAACTCATATGGTCGCCGACCATCAGAAGGATATCGCAGAATACAAGAAAGCCTCAAAAAGCGCCGATGCGGCTGGTGAGTACGCGAAAGGGAGTATCCCGGTCCTACAGAAGCACTTGGAGACCGCGAAGTCGTTAGGCTCAAAGAAGACCTCGAACAGGTAG
- a CDS encoding MBL fold metallo-hydrolase, producing the protein MKLRHFRSALAALGLLATQASAQEQPLSTKCESAPLMTAWTELGEKGKVAQFIEYAVAQKIEPYKAFDNVYYVGICWVSAWLLTSPQGHVLIDTLYEPFTEQLLANIRALGLDPKDIKLVVITHGHFDHAGGAARLKSVLGPGTRFAMSREGWREAAEEAALSAARTRPWTMIEPDIVLSDGQTVTGGEVAIEAFETPGHSMGTISFAFDARDGARTYRAFTVGGLGLNRIRGPDQVEAFIASVKRIRTLTQDGARPVELHLATHGFSTGLTEAKDLLKTRKPTDPHPLVNLQGFRKQLDDLQAGAEKRLVIERQRKAN; encoded by the coding sequence ATGAAGCTTCGTCATTTCCGAAGTGCACTTGCAGCACTCGGTCTGCTGGCGACCCAGGCCTCTGCACAGGAGCAGCCGCTGTCAACGAAATGCGAGTCGGCGCCTCTGATGACTGCATGGACCGAACTGGGCGAAAAAGGCAAAGTCGCCCAGTTCATCGAGTATGCTGTCGCGCAGAAGATCGAGCCCTACAAGGCTTTCGATAACGTCTACTACGTTGGAATCTGCTGGGTGTCGGCCTGGCTTCTCACGTCGCCCCAGGGACATGTGCTGATCGACACGCTTTATGAGCCGTTCACTGAACAGCTCTTGGCGAATATCCGTGCGCTAGGGCTCGACCCCAAGGACATCAAGCTTGTGGTCATCACGCACGGTCATTTCGACCATGCCGGCGGCGCAGCGCGCCTTAAGTCCGTTCTGGGACCTGGGACACGCTTCGCCATGTCACGAGAGGGCTGGCGCGAAGCGGCAGAAGAAGCCGCGCTATCAGCCGCCCGTACCAGACCGTGGACGATGATCGAGCCTGACATCGTGCTGAGCGATGGTCAGACGGTCACCGGGGGCGAAGTCGCCATTGAGGCGTTCGAGACGCCTGGTCATTCGATGGGAACTATCTCTTTCGCGTTCGATGCACGTGATGGCGCTCGCACCTACCGCGCGTTCACGGTCGGCGGCCTGGGACTCAATCGCATACGCGGGCCGGACCAAGTAGAAGCGTTCATCGCCAGCGTAAAGCGGATTCGAACCCTCACGCAGGATGGTGCACGCCCCGTGGAGTTGCACCTGGCGACACATGGCTTCTCGACGGGTCTTACCGAAGCGAAAGACCTGCTCAAGACGCGAAAGCCTACGGATCCGCATCCTCTGGTCAACTTGCAGGGTTTCCGGAAGCAACTGGACGACTTACAGGCCGGCGCCGAGAAGCGGCTCGTCATCGAGCGCCAGAGGAAGGCGAACTGA
- a CDS encoding SDR family NAD(P)-dependent oxidoreductase, which translates to MTGAASGIGLGIATALSQAGVKVMLCDIEEEALNKAVADLKTRTKVDVDGVKADVSLKGELQAAADATVARYGRIHILVNNAGVGGGGTYGEWTDAGWNWVLGVNLMSVIWGFEIFGPLIEAHGEGGQIVSTASVAGLITGPSPAYDVSKYGVVALSEGMRNVLAPRMIGVSVLCPGVIRTQIMNSRRNVPQRFAGAVGNPPPTEGPRAEFIKALQERINNGIDPLYVGELVREAIENDWPYIFTDTEHEPLLDKRFAAIKQGFDRIRGRTPRR; encoded by the coding sequence GTGACAGGCGCTGCCTCGGGGATCGGACTGGGGATCGCGACCGCGCTGTCGCAGGCGGGGGTGAAGGTCATGCTCTGCGATATCGAGGAAGAGGCGCTGAACAAAGCGGTCGCGGACCTGAAGACACGGACCAAAGTCGATGTCGATGGCGTGAAAGCTGACGTCTCGCTCAAAGGCGAACTTCAGGCGGCAGCGGACGCGACCGTCGCGCGGTATGGCAGAATTCACATATTGGTCAACAATGCGGGCGTGGGCGGCGGCGGCACCTATGGTGAGTGGACTGATGCAGGCTGGAACTGGGTCCTCGGCGTCAACCTGATGTCGGTGATCTGGGGCTTCGAGATTTTCGGTCCGCTGATCGAAGCCCACGGCGAAGGAGGGCAAATTGTTTCCACGGCGTCCGTCGCCGGGCTGATTACGGGGCCAAGTCCGGCGTACGATGTGAGCAAATATGGAGTGGTGGCGCTGTCGGAGGGGATGCGTAACGTGCTCGCGCCGAGGATGATTGGGGTATCCGTTCTATGTCCGGGCGTCATCCGCACGCAGATCATGAACTCTCGGCGGAATGTGCCGCAGCGGTTTGCTGGGGCTGTCGGCAATCCACCGCCGACAGAAGGACCCCGCGCCGAGTTCATCAAGGCATTGCAGGAACGGATCAACAACGGCATCGATCCGCTCTATGTGGGCGAACTGGTTCGCGAGGCCATCGAAAACGACTGGCCCTACATTTTTACCGACACTGAGCACGAACCATTGCTCGACAAGCGATTCGCAGCGATCAAGCAGGGCTTCGACCGCATACGCGGCCGAACGCCGCGACGCTAG
- a CDS encoding winged helix-turn-helix domain-containing protein, which produces MRYLFEDFALDTDKRELRRGIDAVSVTPQAFDVLLYLVRNRQRVVSKDDLISAIWGGRAISDAALATRLNAARAAIGDTGDQQRLIKTLQRKGFRFIGSVHEIGERDDAAAPNGALQPRLSDKPSIAVLPFQTIPARPEQEYFADGLVDDIITALSRFRTLFVIARNSSFTYKGKAVDIKHVGQELGVRYVLEGSVRKAGTRLRISAQLIDVATGAHLWADRFEGALGNVFDFQDKVALQVVGAIAPEVDRAEIDRASRRRTDNIDAVTAYYRGLPHIRFPTTPQNNEAALRHFEQAIALDPSFAPAYGGAATCIAWRRANKWPGDIVEDNAQVLRIARRLKELGTDDAMALNVVGFLLFWFALDFNGGVEMIERAIHFNPTYGPALHARGLIRGWQGESDAAVADLELALHLSPRDPFNYNAMLGLALAHHNAGRHTEAGEWADKAVRAFPPAFNVGMAQAILCYVGAGRLEDAQKLMVELLRLSPGARRSTVTAPHFSPKLRAELFEAMIKAGLPE; this is translated from the coding sequence ATGCGCTATCTGTTTGAAGATTTTGCGCTCGACACCGACAAGCGGGAGCTGCGCAGGGGAATCGATGCGGTTTCGGTGACGCCGCAGGCGTTTGACGTGCTTCTCTACCTGGTCCGCAACCGCCAGCGCGTGGTTAGCAAGGACGATCTGATTTCCGCCATTTGGGGCGGCCGCGCCATCTCGGATGCCGCGCTTGCGACCCGCCTCAATGCAGCGCGCGCTGCGATCGGCGATACCGGCGATCAGCAGCGCCTTATCAAGACGTTACAGAGGAAGGGCTTTCGCTTCATTGGCAGCGTGCACGAAATCGGTGAACGGGATGATGCTGCAGCCCCAAACGGCGCACTTCAACCTAGGTTGTCCGACAAACCCTCGATTGCCGTATTGCCGTTCCAAACCATTCCGGCCCGTCCAGAACAGGAATACTTCGCCGATGGGTTGGTTGACGATATCATTACTGCTCTCTCGCGCTTCAGGACGCTCTTTGTCATCGCTCGCAATTCCTCATTCACCTACAAAGGTAAGGCGGTCGACATCAAGCACGTTGGACAGGAGCTTGGTGTGCGATACGTGCTCGAAGGCAGTGTGCGAAAGGCAGGGACGCGGCTAAGAATTAGTGCACAATTGATCGATGTTGCAACTGGCGCACACCTTTGGGCTGATCGGTTTGAAGGCGCTTTAGGAAACGTTTTCGATTTTCAGGACAAGGTCGCGCTACAAGTGGTCGGGGCCATCGCGCCAGAAGTCGACCGTGCCGAGATCGACAGAGCCAGTCGAAGAAGGACCGATAACATCGATGCCGTGACAGCGTATTATCGCGGTTTGCCTCATATTCGTTTCCCGACCACCCCACAGAATAATGAAGCTGCCTTGAGGCATTTCGAGCAAGCGATTGCTCTTGATCCCAGCTTTGCGCCCGCGTATGGCGGCGCCGCAACTTGTATAGCGTGGCGAAGGGCTAACAAATGGCCTGGAGACATCGTCGAAGACAACGCTCAGGTTTTGCGGATTGCCCGGCGTTTAAAGGAGCTCGGAACAGACGACGCTATGGCATTAAATGTTGTGGGCTTTCTCCTATTCTGGTTCGCGCTCGACTTCAATGGCGGGGTTGAAATGATCGAGCGCGCCATCCATTTCAATCCAACCTATGGGCCCGCACTTCACGCGCGGGGTCTCATTCGAGGTTGGCAGGGCGAATCCGATGCGGCCGTTGCAGACCTTGAACTAGCTCTACACCTTAGTCCGCGCGATCCCTTCAACTACAATGCAATGCTGGGACTTGCTCTAGCGCATCACAATGCCGGCAGACATACCGAAGCGGGTGAGTGGGCGGACAAAGCCGTTCGAGCGTTCCCCCCGGCGTTTAATGTAGGAATGGCTCAGGCCATCCTATGCTACGTGGGCGCTGGACGTTTGGAAGACGCTCAAAAACTGATGGTAGAACTTCTCCGCCTGTCTCCTGGAGCTCGGCGCTCAACTGTGACCGCCCCGCACTTTTCGCCCAAGCTTAGAGCTGAACTCTTCGAAGCGATGATTAAGGCGGGACTACCCGAATAG
- a CDS encoding adenylate/guanylate cyclase domain-containing protein, whose amino-acid sequence MSPNFVWRPIRFTPQNERAYVEQMELRVVPLQRLACIIGIAAFAGYQLWDLLLDPQALPRTAPIRLAVIALFTAEFVITFVPSLRRPPYLLMQNIAVYTFLAVGFSLILAQLPNGFLAGVSGFLLGMIFIPVFVIGTVQAVATLTPLVLSPLLVMALAGATRLEIVNAFSWIVGGAGFVIGFAYLLDVINRRAFQLEQLLETEKNRSEKLLLNILPVDIAERLKAGEEPLADRCDSVTVLFADLVGFTELSRKLRAGDVVDLLNDLFSRFDNLVERHGAEKIKTIGDAYMAAAGLSGSRGDHVASIADLALDMRKAFAEFCRHRDLSLKLRIGVHSGEVVAGVIGRQKFAYDLWGDTVNVASRMESNGVPGEIQISAETRQLLSAHYRAVPRGEIEIKGHLPRMTYLLQGAG is encoded by the coding sequence ATGAGCCCGAACTTCGTCTGGCGCCCCATCCGTTTCACCCCGCAGAATGAGCGCGCCTACGTAGAACAGATGGAGCTGCGCGTGGTTCCGCTGCAGCGACTTGCATGCATAATCGGCATCGCCGCGTTCGCCGGTTATCAGCTTTGGGATCTCTTGCTCGATCCGCAGGCGCTCCCCAGGACCGCTCCAATCCGCTTGGCAGTTATCGCGCTTTTCACTGCGGAGTTCGTCATTACCTTCGTGCCATCGCTGCGCAGGCCGCCGTACCTACTGATGCAGAACATCGCGGTCTACACATTCCTTGCCGTTGGCTTCAGCCTGATCCTGGCGCAACTGCCGAACGGATTCCTTGCAGGCGTTTCCGGGTTTTTGCTGGGCATGATCTTCATCCCGGTCTTCGTCATCGGGACCGTGCAGGCGGTCGCTACACTGACGCCGCTCGTCCTTAGCCCACTTTTGGTTATGGCGCTCGCGGGGGCGACGAGGTTGGAAATCGTCAACGCCTTCTCGTGGATTGTCGGCGGCGCGGGGTTTGTAATCGGTTTTGCGTATCTACTCGATGTGATTAACCGGCGCGCCTTCCAGCTCGAGCAACTGCTCGAGACCGAAAAGAACCGTTCAGAAAAACTTCTGCTCAACATCCTCCCGGTGGACATCGCGGAACGGCTGAAGGCGGGAGAGGAGCCGCTGGCCGATCGCTGCGACTCGGTGACCGTGTTGTTTGCCGATCTCGTCGGGTTCACGGAACTGTCGAGAAAGCTGCGAGCGGGTGACGTGGTCGACCTGCTCAACGACTTGTTTTCGCGTTTCGACAACCTGGTCGAACGGCACGGGGCCGAGAAGATCAAAACAATCGGCGACGCCTACATGGCTGCGGCGGGATTGTCCGGCAGTCGAGGAGACCACGTCGCATCAATCGCCGACCTGGCTCTCGACATGCGGAAAGCATTCGCCGAGTTTTGTCGGCACCGCGACCTCTCACTCAAACTGCGTATCGGCGTGCACTCGGGCGAAGTCGTCGCCGGCGTGATCGGCAGGCAAAAGTTTGCGTACGATCTATGGGGTGACACCGTGAACGTTGCAAGCCGGATGGAGTCCAACGGTGTGCCGGGTGAGATTCAGATCTCTGCGGAGACTCGGCAATTGCTTTCGGCCCATTACCGCGCGGTACCGCGCGGGGAAATCGAAATCAAAGGGCACCTGCCGCGGATGACGTACCTCCTGCAAGGCGCGGGATGA
- the ligD gene encoding non-homologous end-joining DNA ligase yields the protein MPGFIKPQLATLKSKAPKGEQWLHEIKYDGYRVQVHLNRGRKKVYTRNGLDWTKRFSTIAAALDIPGEAIIDGEVVVVHEGRTNFSELQAELAAGRQDRLVYYAFDLLWRDGDLRKLPQIERKQALLDLLGENGVELPVLYSEHLTGDGQEMFEHAAKLNWEGIVSKRADAPYRSERNESWLKIKTVQKGKFPVVGFIKDPTGVAALYLGKREGRELVYMGKVGTGWSRRISSQIRRQLDTVVSPKSKLTRPVKKPKATWVQPTFYADVEYRDITSEGLLRASSFKGLSKGNRTDVMTFGPHIRRAGKTWARTH from the coding sequence ATGCCGGGGTTCATTAAACCCCAGCTAGCCACGTTGAAGTCCAAGGCGCCCAAGGGCGAACAGTGGCTTCACGAAATCAAATACGACGGCTACCGCGTCCAGGTGCACCTCAACCGTGGACGCAAGAAGGTGTACACCCGCAACGGGCTGGATTGGACCAAACGCTTCTCCACAATCGCTGCAGCGTTGGACATCCCGGGCGAAGCCATCATCGACGGAGAGGTGGTCGTCGTTCACGAGGGGCGGACGAACTTTTCCGAACTACAGGCAGAGCTTGCGGCGGGCAGGCAGGACCGGCTGGTTTATTACGCCTTCGACCTACTCTGGCGCGACGGGGACCTTCGCAAGCTGCCACAGATCGAGCGCAAGCAAGCGCTGCTCGACCTGCTCGGTGAAAATGGCGTCGAGCTGCCGGTTCTCTACTCCGAACATCTGACCGGTGACGGGCAAGAAATGTTTGAGCACGCTGCCAAGCTCAACTGGGAAGGCATTGTCTCGAAACGAGCGGACGCTCCGTACCGATCGGAGCGCAATGAGAGCTGGCTGAAGATCAAAACCGTCCAGAAGGGAAAATTCCCCGTTGTTGGATTCATAAAGGATCCGACCGGTGTGGCCGCGCTCTACCTCGGCAAGCGGGAAGGCAGGGAGCTTGTCTACATGGGGAAGGTCGGGACGGGCTGGTCCCGCAGGATCTCCAGCCAAATCCGCAGGCAACTCGATACAGTGGTCAGCCCGAAATCGAAACTCACCAGGCCGGTAAAGAAGCCGAAGGCGACCTGGGTCCAGCCGACCTTTTACGCTGACGTGGAGTATCGTGACATCACGTCCGAGGGTCTGCTTAGGGCAAGCTCGTTTAAAGGTCTGTCAAAAGGGAACAGGACGGACGTGATGACGTTTGGTCCTCATATACGACGCGCTGGGAAAACTTGGGCGCGGACTCACTAG
- a CDS encoding GYD domain-containing protein, whose product MTIYISQGRYTPAAIKGMSAKPEDRSEAVAELFAAAGGRLISWYLTLGPYDWLIIAEAPDEPTMISVVLAAAAGGSLSDITTTVALTASDTTKAFQRAGELTLKFRSAGRADYYGVGIDSDREIGEA is encoded by the coding sequence ATGACGATTTACATTTCTCAAGGTCGTTACACCCCCGCAGCCATCAAGGGGATGTCTGCGAAGCCGGAGGACCGTTCCGAGGCGGTTGCGGAGTTGTTCGCGGCCGCCGGTGGTCGACTGATCAGTTGGTATCTGACTTTGGGACCCTACGATTGGCTGATCATAGCGGAAGCACCGGATGAGCCCACGATGATTTCCGTGGTGCTTGCCGCCGCGGCTGGCGGAAGCCTTTCGGACATAACCACTACCGTGGCGCTGACGGCGAGTGATACGACGAAGGCCTTCCAGCGGGCAGGCGAACTTACTCTAAAATTCAGATCGGCGGGCCGAGCCGATTACTACGGAGTAGGGATCGATTCGGACCGTGAGATCGGCGAGGCTTGA